The Miscanthus floridulus cultivar M001 chromosome 7, ASM1932011v1, whole genome shotgun sequence genome includes a region encoding these proteins:
- the LOC136467678 gene encoding endoglucanase 6-like — protein sequence MPAASRSVRAMAAAAAVVAILLSTSAVAAAQHDYGDALHKCILFFEGQRSGRLPPDQRLRWRRDSGLHDGAAAGVDLTGGYYDAGDNVKFGFPMAFTATLMSWGLIDFGRSFGPHREEARKAVRWATDYLMKATAKPNTVYVQVGNAFRDHACWERPEDMDTPRTVYKVDPSHPGSDVAAETAAALAAGSIVFRDADPAYSKRLLDRAVAVFEFADKYRGPYSSSLHAAVCPCYCDYSGYQDELLWSAAWLHKATRRREYREYIKRNEVVLGASDAINEFGWDNKHAGINVLISKEVLMGKDEYFQSFRVNADNFMCTLLPGISNHPQIQYSPGGLLFKVGSSNMQHVTQLSFLLLAYSNYLSHAGGRVSCGSSSASPVQLRRVAKRQVDYILGDNPLRMSYMVGYGARFPRRIHHRASSLPSVAAHPARIGCKAGAAYYASPAPNPNLLVGAVVGGPSDASDAFPDARAVFQQSEPTTYINAPLMGLLAYFSAHPNPAESGGD from the exons ATGCCGGCGGCGTCGCGGAGTGTCAGGGCAATGGCGGCGGCCGCAGCCGTTGTGGCAATACTGCTCTCGACCTCGGCGGTGGCGGCTGCGCAGCACGACTACGGCGACGCGCTGCACAAGTGCATCCTCTTCTTCGAGGGGCAGCGCTCGGGGAGGCTCCCGCCCGACCAGCGCCTCCGCTGGCGCCGCGACTCCGGCCTCCACGACGGCGCCGCGGCCGGG GTGGACCTGACCGGCGGGTACTACGACGCCGGCGACAACGTGAAGTTCGGGTTCCCGATGGCGTTCACGGCGACGCTCATGTCGTGGGGCCTGATCGACTTCGGGCGCAGCTTCGGCCCCCACAGGGAGGAGGCCCGGAAGGCGGTGCGGTGGGCGACGGACTACCTGATGAAGGCGACGGCGAAGCCCAACACGGTGTACGTGCAGGTGGGCAACGCCTTCCGCGACCACGCGTGCTGGGAGCGGCCCGAGGACATGGACACCCCGCGCACCGTGTACAAGGTGGACCCGTCCCATCCGGGCTCCGACGTCGCCGCCGAGAccgccgccgcgctcgccgccgGCTCCATCGTCTTCCGCGACGCCGACCCCGCCTACTCCAAGCGCCTCCTCGACCGCGCCGTCGCC GTGTTCGAGTTCGCGGACAAGTACCGGGGCCCctacagcagcagcctccacgcGGCGGTGTGCCCCTGCTACTGCGACTACTCCGGGTACCAGGACGAGCTGCTGTGGAGCGCGGCGTGGCTGCACAAGGCGACGCGGCGGCGGGAGTACCGCGAGTACATCAAGAGGAACGAGGTGGTGCTCGGCGCCAGCGACGCCATCAACGAGTTCGGCTGGGACAACAAGCACGCCGGCATCAACGTCCTCATCTCAAAG GAGGTTCTAATGGGGAAGGACGAGTACTTCCAGTCATTCCGTGTCAACGCCGACAACTTCATGTGCACCCTCCTCCCCGGCATCTCCAATCACCCCCAGATCCAGTACTCCCCAG gCGGGCTGCTGTTCAAGGTCGGGAGCAGCAACATGCAGCACGTGACGCAGCTGTCGTTCCTGCTGCTGGCCTACTCCAACTACCTGAGCCACGCCGGCGGGCGCGTCTCGTGcggctcgtcgtcggcgtcgccCGTGCAGCTCCGCCGCGTGGCCAAGCGGCAGGTGGACTACATCCTGGGCGACAACCCGCTGCGGATGTCCTACATGGTCGGGTACGGCGCCCGGTTCCCGCGGCGGATCCACCACCGCGCCAGCTCGCTGCCCTCCGTGGCGGCGCACCCGGCGCGGATCGGCTGCAAGGCCGGCGCCGCCTACTACGCCAGCCCGGCGCCCAACCCGAACCTGCTCGTGGGCGCCGTCGTGGGCGGGCCCAGCGACGCCTCCGACGCCTTCCCCGACGCGCGCGCCGTGTTCCAGCAGTCCGAGCCCACCACGTACATCAACGCGCCGCTCATGGGCCTCCTCGCCTACTTCTCGGCCCATCCCAACCCGGCCGAGTCAGGCGGCGACTAG
- the LOC136464388 gene encoding uncharacterized protein At3g17950-like: MDGDADMILSSPSAETSSSSSDIATESTGSFFRDRSTTLGTLMGVSLADEEQEQGQDHHHHYRSGQDAVDGTGTGTPRAPVHEDEGEGWRWRRRWRRRHWRSAAGGWWRLCRDDVRVPTSLGHFLDMEKQLSGAGLLCGGDGAGERDAAAAAAVAVAADETGRWKLRRPAQGTSSSLARLPVLLTAICSGGTA, translated from the exons ATGGACGGTGACGCCGACATGATCCTCTCCTCGCCCTCCGCCGAGACATCGTCCTCCTCGTCCGATATCGCCACTGAG TCCACGGGGTCGTTTTTTCGGGACCGGAGCACGACGCTGGGCACGCTGATGGGCGTGTCCCTCGCCgacgaggagcaggagcaggggcaggaccaccaccaccactaccggTCAGGGCAGGATGCTGTGgatgggacggggacggggacgccgCGTGCTCCGGTGCATGAGGATGAGGGGGAGGGGTGGAGGTGGCGCCGCAGGTGGAGGCGCCGGCACTGGCGCAGCGCCGCCGGCGGGTGGTGGAGGCTGTGCAGGGACGACGTCCGCGTGCCCACGTCGCTCGGCCACTTCCTGGACATGGAGAAGCAGCTCTCCGGCGCCGGGCTGCtgtgcggcggcgacggcgcggggGAGCGGGACGCtgccgcggcggcggctgtggctGTGGCGGCGGATGAAACGGGGAGGTGGAAGCTGCGGAGGCCGGCGCAGGGGACCTCGTCGTCCCTGGCGAGGCTGCCGGTGCTGCTCACGGCAATCTGCAGCGGTGGAACCGCGTAA